The Gasterosteus aculeatus chromosome 12, fGasAcu3.hap1.1, whole genome shotgun sequence DNA window GACCACCCGGTACCCGCCGCCGTGATGATGAGGGttcccgtcctcctccccttctccggGACCGGGCGGCTCCTCCACGGCGGACCGGGCCACGGCCACGTCGGACGCCCCGTGCTCCGCCCGGGGCTGCGGGAGGACGAGGAGCGgcggggcggagggggaggcggggacgGGCGGAGAGAAGCCAAGCCCCGGCCCCCCGAGCGGCGGAGCGCCGCTACCGGACAGGTCCGCggcggccagcagcagcagcatcacaccGAGCGGCTTCATGGTCCTCCCGGTGCTCAGCGGGACCACATCCTCCGGAAcctttatatacacacaccgacacaccgagGGGAGCGGGGGCCGAGGAGGGAGGCCGGCCGCCGGTTTACAACATCAACACACTCCGGtaacacggaggaggaggaggaggaggaggaggaggaggacatgtgACCCTGTTTAAAGAGACGGGACCCTGCAGGTGGAGGACCTGGTACCGAGGCGCTCTGCAGTAATACTACACCTCTACTACCATCATGAGTAtactgtataataataatactttaagGATTTATTGTACTCTATTACAATATGTAACCCTTATAGTACTAATAGGCTGCTGGTCCATATGcgtaaaatatatgtttttaaattatactaaaaatatattttacaaatagtgtcatttgtgtttttgaaatatgtaaTACACCCAGTATTATTGGTAAATTAAGAtaacaaaatatatgcttttacTGCACGTCCTCTCTCTGGTCTCAGCTGGGCTGTGTCccaatgacacatttattatttaagcaataaaggTATTATTACAAAGGTAATTGTAATAATTATACTACCAATACTGTGTACTAATAGTTGTCcttataattttatttgtacTGTATTATAATATATACTACCTATAGTACTACTATGTAAAAATATATGCtgtataataattatataaaatTTGACTTGGACGCGGCCGGTAGATGCTCTGTGTAATAGTACTACAGTGATGATGAATATAGTACATTAAACAATTATAATTCATTCCTTATTATTGGTCATTAGAAGTACACACATTTAATAAAACTCTAGTATCAAGTTAGTTttctgataataaaaaaaaagatctataaaaaaatgatttgtaaaGCATTTCGAAGCTTCCGaaataaactttattaaaaACCTTTATTGAAAATACCAATTTCTTTACAGTAAAATGTTTATCTAGGGCTTCAAATGAAAACTAAACTGTTGCAGAGGAAACAAGCAGAAACACCTCAAAGTGCAGAAAATACCTGTACAGAACCAATAACTCCAGTAATCTGAACATACGAGATacataaacacatgttttataacccaTTTGTGATTTGGTGACAAGAAACATCTCTACAAACATGAATACTCCAGAGTGGGTGTTTGCTTGCACTTCAGCTCCTAAGAAGGTTTGTCTATTCAGAAATAAAGTTCTCGTTCAGATGGAACATTTAAAAACTGTTGGAGAGGTTTGAATTTAATGTCAAACGTTGTTGCCCAATTCCAAATGGAGATGCAAAGAAGTAAAAGCAGCGGCAAGCGAGGTCACAGCGAGGTCACAGAGGGGTCGCATTACAAACCCAAGAagattgtgttttattaaaataactaaAGGGATATGttcttgtgttgttgttgttgttgttgttgttgttgttgcatgtcGCTTCGGTTCAATAAACGTGACGTCATCGAAGTGTCAACATCCATATTAATAACCACATGTTCGCTCTGGTTGTCCTGTTGTCTCTCAGCTGGTCGGGGATCAGTCTTCAGTGATCAGACTTGCTCTGCTGTCTGGCTGTTGAGTCCCAGAGCCTGAACCACGTCCAGACTGAGTCCACTTTTCAGAGTCCGcctcactgaaacacacacatcataatTATTACATATTAAATAACTGCTCCTGTCCTCCACGTCTCTAGGATCCATCCGGACCAGGTCTCCAGGGTCCATCTGGACCAGGTCTTTAGGGTTCACAGCGTTTACataacaggtcatttagctgacgcttttatccaaaacagcttacattgcatttttaacccatggtttttacatttttaaccataacccacacagtgggagtagCGTGCAGCCATCCGGGAGTTATGGGTTatgggttgggtgtcttgctcagggacacttcgacatggagcagccagggtttgaACCGCCAAGCTTGCGGTTCCCGACCCACccactctactccatgcgccaccgtcgtgATGTGTATAGGATTTAGTGAGGAAGTACAAACATGATGAGAGATACGAGTGTTGTGGACACAGAGCTGCTGTGGAGTCTGGACACACAGAGTCTGAACCTGTTGAACCAGAGACTTGGGGTCTGCATGACCCTGAACCCTTTGAGACAGAAACTTTCTGTCAGTGGTCTCAggggatttttaaaaatgtctacTAGAGCAAGATTCAGATCCACATTAGTACTCACTTGACTTCCTGTTCAGACGTGACCTCTTTCGGGTTTTGGGGCTGGAGGGTCTGTCGGATGGGTTCTGTGTGACGGACTTGACCAGGCGGTCCATGATCTCGTCCGTGGCGTCGTCAGCAGAGCCGGTGCAGTCTTCTCTGGCTCGAAACATCTGGGACGGACTAACCCTGCCGAGACCTGAGGACCACAGCCACAATCAGAACCTgagccagaaccagaacaacagTCTAATCTGAGAGGACCAGTTGTGTTCAGGTACGATCCTGATCCAGGAGGTAATCTCTGCAAAGCTTTATTGAATGTAacatctgtgtgtatatctgtcTAATCAGAACCGCTGTCCTCATAACAACAAGTCTGGTTCACTCAGGCTTTCGAATGTTCATGCTTATGAGGTGGAAATGGAGGAGGACATTATGTGGAGAATATGGGCAAAATGTGAGATGGACAAGTAGAACAGGTTGAGGACATGAGGAGGCTCAGTCTGGACTAATAATGTCCTTAAACACTAACACACGGAGGGGGGGCAACGTCTGTAAAAGACTTGAGACGTGTTTACGGTGACTGTGTTGAGGTGCTGGTACTGGACCTGGTAACGGTCCAGGAGGAAGAACGTGGACTTACTGCGAACAACTCTGGAGCGTCTCATGCCTTTCTGGTCTATCATCAGATGGTCTGTGCTGATCAGCAGGTTCTTCATGTtctcatgctcctcctcctgacagggCCCCGCCTCTCCTGAGACAGGGGAGGAGCCATCCTCGCCAGGCACCGCCCCCGAAAATTTCTCCGTCTGAGAAGAGGACAAAAGGATGGAGGAGTTCCCCCTAGGCGTCAGACTTGGTTCCCCCTGGGCGTCAGACTTGTTCCCCCTGGAACAAGGAAcaagtctgacacacacacacacgcacacgcgcacgcgcacacgcgcacgcgcacgcgcacacgcacacgcacgcgttTCCCTGGGCATTACCTCGGTGATCATCTTTCCCCGTGTCTTGGTCCTCTCTCTGTGAGCGGCCCGTTTCTGTTTGAGGGTCAGGACCCGCTCCCTGGTGGTCCGGTACTCCAGAGAGAACTCGCTGATGATCCGGCAGAAGCTGGTCACTCTGATGTCCCTCACTGAGGAGGACGGCTGGCCCAGGAACAGCAAGAAGGAGTGGAACCTGGAGGAGAAGCGGCAGGAAGGTTCTGTCGGTGGTTCTGGTCAAGACCTGCATCTCTCAGGTGTCTGCATCTCACCTGTTGATGACCctcctatggaccaccttgaggATGAGGATCCTCTGTGTACAGTCCTTCAGAAACTCTGTCAGCTTGTTCTTCAGCACCACCTTCGTCTCATGTTTGGTCACCACCTTCAGGTTGTCCCATGATGCTTTGCAGCGTTTCTCCAGGTGCACCAGGTTCTCCGAGAGCAGGTCGAAgtccacctggaggagacggACACACTCAGTTGATAAAGAAGTAGTCAGTGAATATGATCAGAACGTGTTGGAGATCAATAATGAAGAGGACACTGTACTTTAGCGGAGCGGGTGATGGCTGGGACCTCTGAATACACGTCTGAGGATTCTGGGTAGTTTTCGAGCAGCAGGCTGCAGGTGTGGTGCAGCAAGGACTGACGGTGGACGGTGtccttcacctccaccaccttctccaGGTAACCCAGCTCGAAGCCTTtagcctaaacacacacacacacacacacacacactgatttgtAATCTGTGTTTGGATAAACAACAGGTCCTTCTGAGCCCGCTCAGCTGATCGGTTCCTGATAAGATGAAGatcacatttcatttctcaCACAAACAGAGGTGAGGAGGACACGTTGTCCGTCCTTCACATGTTAACTGAAGTCTAGAGGACGATGTGAATCCTTCAAAAGGATTCTAATTGTACTTTTCCGTTTCCTACTGACAagagtataataataataaatatttcttGATTGATTTTTGAATTGAGGTTCAACAGAATTATCTAGAGAAACAGAATATTTTGTTCCACAACCTGTTGTTTGTTACGATTCCTGCAAGTCTAAATGAGACACCACCCAACCGCTGTCTTGTCCCGCTTCTGTCAACATAGAGCTCATGGGACCTTCCACAAGACTCCCGTCTTCATCTCATCTGTTGTCTCATCATCTCAAATTACAGTCGCGCTTTTCTATGATTATCTTTCAATTGGGGTGACGTCAATAAGAAGATAGGCAGTGAGTTAGAAGTCAGATTACCTGATTTGGTACCAGgcgagagaacacacacacacacacacacacgtaacattATTGACCTCTCTGCCCATATTGCCTAATTATCATGTTTGTTAGTCAGCAACAAATGTCCAGTAAGATCTTAAATTGAATGGGTCCATGTTTGACACGTAACGTGGATGATTACCAGCAGAACCGATTCACGCGTAAAGCCAcagcagagttgtgcttttcAAACATGGGTTTTTTGCTTGTGTGCAATGACATTTGTCATCGTAACGTCTaaacaattggaataacacacatattgtaTATATCTTTAGAATAATAAACTGTAAAAATACCAAtacaagtttattaaataaaatgatgtaatAAACATTTTTAGGTTTGAATTTTGGCAGGGAAGTCCTGAGGACAGCTACGGTCCGGTGGACCTTTGAACCATATGTGGACCTCTGTTCCCAGGAGCATCAAGCTGCTGGAGATTATGGGCTTCACCTGCATCCTGCTGCACTCTCCTAGTACCTCCTTAGCTTTCTGTGGTCCTCGACATGATACCACAGGCACTACTGTTCACGCTTTAAATGGGCAGATtgacataattaggagaaaatcccgtcaattttcaaaataaaacattattcagaaaaatatatatatatataagctttctgtggtgcggcccgccAAACGGCCCGGTGGCTGGGGACCACTGAATTAGAGAACACACCTTAGATGccaaatcattttaaatctcttctAGGGTTGCAATCAGTTTTGTCCAGGCCATTTTCATTAATTGATTTTTTAATGATTCTGTTGAACCAAAATTAAACTGCATGTCTGTCACTAGTCAGTCACTAGTTTGTCactatttttaaaacattttgattcaGTAGCACTTCTGTCCGTTATTTCAGTGGCTTCTTTCTTTAACGAAAAGGGTACCAACGTTTTTGTCCACTTGTTTATAAATGTTCTGATATGTAACAGTGTGTCCATCCTCACGTTGGAGCTGTTGAGGAAGTTCCCGATGGCGAGCAGCGTAGCCAGGATCCTCCTAAAGGTCTGATTGGACGAGAGCTGCTCCATGCCCAGCTTCAGGTCAAACAGGGGCTCAGCAATCTCCTGCAGGGACAGATCCAAGATCAGTCTCAACGAAACACCACTCACCTGATGTATCAGACCCAGAAGGCCTCTGTGTGGACCTCACCTTCTCCAGAGCCTCGTAGTTCAGTTTAAAGGCCCAGAGCTGCAGGCGGGGGGCCAGAGCACTGATGGAGGCCAGGCTCAGCAGGAACTGCTCTGCTGTCCCCAGAGGGACCTGAGGATTGGCCAGCTGAGCGTCCTGGATCttttgcttctcctcctctgtggggGTCATGGTCAGGATCTTCTGCTCAGGAtagagggggggtgggtggggtgggggagggcagCTGAGGTCCAACTGTAGGTTTACTTCGACTCGGCCCTTTGACCGGAAGGGAAACAAAGTACTCTAACCCTAATCCTAATCGGAAGTAGCTGTGTCTCATTTAGTTGGCCTCATTCATCGACTCGGCGGTCCCATTCCGTGGGCTCCTTCGGCGCGGTCGAAGGACAcatatcccatcatgcattgcAACCCGATGAAGTTTTAGTTTATTCAGGACGGAGGCAGCTGAGCTGACAGCaggagttcacttttaaatgtaagttTCTAGAATTCACGCAAATATctacaaatataaatgttacaATACATAACATCACATTTTAGTTCAGAAAATCGCTTAAGTTACGTGATGTTGGAAACCGATGTTGTTTCAAATACAAATGAGACgtgagaacaaactgctcttagtTAGAACTCCGTCTCAGATTAAAGTGCGCTGAAGAAGACAAGTTAttaacctgaaatatcactttctaattCATAACGTTACAAACAttgagaataaatacacaacagaAATGACTTGGTGCTCTGTGGCGTGATTCCAAACTAACTACGGATTTAGTGTTGTGagatttagttgtgttttatggagcaggaggaagcagcgatgtgtgtggtgaccTTCAGCTCCTGTAGCCCATTCTGGAATATCTTAAGGttacatttaaaatagattGTATCCTATACAAGAAACATATGAAGAGtgtgcatacaagttaatacaTGTATTTACTGTTGTGTTTATTAATTACTGTATTGATTAATGTCCTCGGCCAAAGGAGCGGCGGAGGAGAAGCCGATGACGCACAGACCAGACGTCTCCTTTCAGAGAGCGCTTGGTTCAGCCTGTTCGGTCGTTGGAGGACCCGGCCAACGGAGACCAAAAGGCCGGGTCCTCCTGAAGATGCAGCCCACCAAATGAGACACAGCTAGTGAGAGACAAGTATTCTCTACCTCTATACCCTCCTTGCTGATGGCGTACTCGTCAAAGTTGAGGATGGCGGTCTTGATGACGTGGACGGCCGGTAACACAGTCATACCGATGTTTATGGCGTTGCTCCTCTTTGAGTCCAGAACCAGAATCTCAGACCTCTTTGTCTCAGGTCCTTTCTGGAACAAGTTATCAGATCAGATGAAGCAGGTCTataattttaaataaaagagcTGAGGAAGATTAGGTAGCTGGAGAGTCAAGGGGTGGGAGGGTTAGaaaggggggggaagggaggaaggaattgatgaagtggagggggagggggggcaagggAGTTTCCAAAATGTCCTCTGTAAAGACTTCTGGTCCTGTCAGACTGCACTAATGAGCTAATACGGATCAGCtgtgtgaggagagacagagagactgcGGCGCGTGTTTGTGGGTTGCCACGGAAACGTGTTCCCACGCTGACCGGGTAAACAGTGACTTTACCTAGAATCAGCACGTCAAACAAGTGCCCATCCCTGCAAAACTATGACTAAACTTGTAACTTCTGTTTTCTCTGAGAAATTTGTTTCCCGTTTTGCATTAGTGTCTATAGAGCAGAGTTGGAGGTCTGTGGGATTGCATAGCCACATGACTACGACCAGCAcaacatttcatcattttatcCAAAAATGAAGCACGAAGACAATTGTGGCAATGAGAATTCCAATCCGCCTCTCACATAGATTCCCATTATAAACGCAGAAATGGTCTCAAATTTTTCTAAAATGACCATGATTACAAGAAAGAGTTTCAGGTATGtgggtggcgtggtggttagcactgttgcctcacagcaagaaggtcctgggttccactccgcccagtggcctttctgtgtggagtctgcgtgttctccccgtgtctgcattGGTTCTCTCAGGgtgctccggcttcctcccacagtccaaaggaatgctctggggatcaggttgattggtaactAACAATTCTCAGAATTCCCCCTAGTCGCGGACGGAATGGGGAACAGAGAGGGCCAGTTTGACACAGCCCAGAAAGAAGACGACACCCTGAGACACGCCTGGGCTCGGGTGCTCGCCCACGACGGTCAACCCCTCGACCCAGTGAGACCTTTGTCTTACCCCTTCTTTGCTACAAAAAATACCGTACTGTATAGGGTGTGCAAGATGGAAGGGCAGGTAGTTGAACAGTTGGTAGTCCCTCGCCCATACACCAGTAAGGTCCTGTATCTGGCCCACTCCCACCTTATGGGCGCTCACCAGGGGATGGATAAGACGCGGGAGAGGATAGAAGCCCGGTTTTACGGGCTGCACCATCAAGGAGCATGTGGTCCAAATGAAGACCAGGATGGCCCAAGTCTGGCCAGTAGTGAGGGAACACCTGCAACAGGCACAGCAAGCCCAAACCCAAGTGTAAAATTGGGGTGCCCAGGTACGTGCCTTCCTACCAGGAGAATGTGTCCTTGTGTTGGTCCCCAGCTCGGACTGTAAGTTTCTGGCTAAGTGGCAGGGACCCTATGAGGTGGTGGCACGGGTTAATGAAGCCAACTATCAGGTACGTCAGCCTGACCGGCGCAGGCCCCTACAACTCTACCACGTTAACCTTCTTAAAAAATGGCAGAGTCTTCCAGAACTGCAGGCGCAACCCACTCCGGCCCTTACCGCTCGGATCCCATTACCGGAAGTGCGGAGACCAACTCAGTCCGAGTCAGCTGAAAGACCTACGTGAGGTGGTGTGGCAGCACCTGGACGTCTTCTCCGACCTGCCAGGCCGAACCACCATGGCCACCCATGACATAAGGACAGAGCCAGGAGTAAGCGTATGGGTGAAGCCGTATCGTATTCCCGAGGCGAGGAGAGAGGCCATCCGGAGGGAGGTGAGTAGAATGCTCCAGCTGGGGGTCATTCAGGAGTCCCACAGTGCCTGGTCCAGCCCAGTGGTACTGGTGTCCAAGCCGGATGGTTCTTACCGTTTCTGTAATGACTTCCGTAGACTCAATGACGTCTCCCAGTTTGATGCCTATCCCATGCCCAGGGTGGATGACCTGATTGACCGGCTGGGGACGGCCCATTTCATCTCCACCTTGGACCTCACCAAAGGCTACTGGCAGGTGCCGCTGACTACTCGGCCTGCCTTCGCCACCTCTGAAGGCCTATATCAATACACAGTGTTATTCTTTGGCGTCCATGGAGCCCCAGCTGCATTCCAGCGGTTAATTAACAAAATTCTCCGGCCCCACCAATGGTATGCACCTGCCTATATCGACGACATCGTGATCCACAGTGACAACTGGGAGACTCACGTGAGCCGGCTGCGGGCTGGACTGGGGGCCCTCCGGGGGGCAGGACTCACGGCCAACCCAAAGAAGTGCCATCTGGGCCTAGACTACCTGGGCTACCGCATAGGACAGGGCAACGTGCAACCACGGGATGCCAAGGTACAGGCCATTCTTAGCTGGCCACAACCCAAGACCAAGCGACAGGTAAAATCTTTCCTAGGTTTGGTGGGGTACTACAAGAGGTTCCTTCCCCGCTACGCAACTATGGCAGCCCCCTTACATGACTTGACGAGAAAGCGGGGGCCAGACAAGGTCAACTGGACAACTGGACCCCTGAGGCTAACGGGGCACCGAACGCCTGTCTTCTCTCTCCCATTCCTAGTCCATACCGACGCGTCAGAAGTGGGACTGGGGGAGGTCCTATGTCAGGTACGAGACGGCGAGGAGCACCCGGTGATGTATATCAGCGAAAGTATCTTCCAAACGAACGCACTGACTCAAGCAGGAGgcgcaggaggtggagcaggaggcgCTTGCCATAAAATGGGCACTGGAGAAGCTTCGCTACTACCTTCTGGGTCGGAACTTCACCCTGGTGACAGATCATGCCCCCCTGAAATGGATGGCGCAGGCCAAGGACTCCAACGCCAGGGTCACCCGCTGGTTCCTGGCCCTCCAGGACTACAAATTCACGGTGGAGCCCCGGCCGGGGAGGGAACATGCTAACGCAGATGCACTGTCCAGGCGGGATGCTTGTATGTGGGCGGTCCAGCGGGGTCCCGGCTTCCTGCTGGGGGAGTTGTGGCAACCCACAGGCGCAGTACCCTGCACAGCGCCTCAAGAGATCAGCACCAAGGGCAGGGACACCGATgagcaagaggtcaggtgaccaaaaggggaCACAGCCCGCCCGCTCtgggagacaacgagcggcccaGGTGCAGCTCATAAGGCTGATGAAGGCTAACCACACTATGAAGGACCAACCATTCCAACCGCCCGGGGAACTAGACGTGTAAGTcgtcttttatccaaagcgacttacattacattttaacccatggcattttacatttttgcctggggagcaattaggggttatgggtcttgctcggggacacttcgacatggggcagccgggacctaaaccaccaaccttgcggttcccagcgcaccctctctacccctgcgccacgtcgccCCGTTTTCTGTGCTTCCCGCAGGAAGGAGACTGAAGGCCAAACAACCTATTGAACTGAaccctcaaaagaggaagaacctaTTTTGCCGGTTTCCCTTTTTTGTGCGTCAAAATAAACCgtaccctttttttgtgtgcaccCAGTCGTGTATCCGAGTCCTGTAATTTCACACCCGATGGTTGCCACACTACGTTTAAAGTATAGCGAGTCAGTATGGCCGCAAAGTTCagtgttttttgcctttttgaatcattcattttaatgaaggTGTGTTATGACACGATTCCCGACGACACCCGACACTTTGACAAATTATGAAGCATTTGCTAGCAGTGCTGCAGGAACATGCTAAACTATTTGTACGGAAGGAGAATAATCAAGAATTCCGCCGGATAATATTCAGTGCGTTCTGCTTCGCAGCCAAACTGAATTATTTCATTTAGCTTTTCTTCtcattaatgaataaaatgttgagAAATTGTTCTTTTTACATCGAGACGGCATTCAGTGAAGCTTTGCATTATTTCTATATGTACTTGTCTGTGATAAGATATCTGCTCGGtgcttcccacaatgcatctgccCCTCAGCTGAAACGCCCCAGTTACCTTGGCGACGGGCATCTCCTTGGCCTTGGACTCAAACAGGTGTTCAAGTCGGGTGGTGTCCACGGATACTTTGTCCAGCGATGCCCACACAGTCCCCCGACCAAAGCAACCCCGCTGAGGCCCGTCGGCATGCTTCAGCTCCCTCCAGAACAACTTcaccgtcttcttcttctgggagGACGCAGCCGAGAGGGGAGGGACAGGAGGGGCTGGACCCCctggtagaggaggaggaggaggaacacctaggcctggtggaggaggaggtggaggaggaacacctaggccgggtggaggaggaggaggtggaggaggaacacctaggccgggtggaggaggaggaggaggaggagggggaacaCCTAGGCccgttggaggaggagggaccccggagaagcaggaggaggacgagtccAAGGAGTCCATGTCCAGCACATCAATGTCCTCCTCGTCCAGCAGGTCGGAGAAATCCAGGTCTTTGATGCGCAAGGCAGCGGTACTGGGCTGCAGCTGGTCCCAGGCATCAGGGGGGCCCCCGGGGCCCAGCGGGGTGATCGGGGTCATCTCCAGACGGCGGCCATTGCTGTCCAGGTCCACGCTGCTCTGCTGCCGAAGGTGACGGGTCTGATGAAGGAGAACACAGTGAGGTCAACAGGATTCAGCCGGAGACACAATGAGGGAACCACTATTCCATGATCCCTGTGGAAGACGTcacagggtcaaggaaagatggttaggagagttGATGAGGAGTCAGGAAAGGACAAGGCGATGCTTAGGAAATTGACTCCACTGAGCTGCGTCCTTGTGTTGGACGGAGACGCTTGTTGGGGACGTCCGTCTGCAGCGTCTACAGAGAAGCGtctcatgtgttgttacagtgtgagtcgtgcagacacacaaacaaccaggttcaaaggaaaactttattaacataAAGGATGCTAACGGTTACTCACACAATCTGCGTTTCTACGTCATGATCGATATTTCTCGTGAATGGACCAAAGACACgttactatttaaatattgctgctgcaaggaattgtgggacgaaAAGGATgatccagtggttcctatgctaaaggagataaggaaggaaggagaggaaagaagcaGCTAGAAAGACAGTGAGGTCAACAGGAAGCAGACAGAGACATTCGGACCTGTTGTTCTTCAGCAAGGCGAGCCAGTGCCGCCTGGGCGGAGCCTTCCAGCCCTTCTAGCTCCGCCCTGCGCGATGCTCTACTCTCATTGGGCGGCTCCACTGAGCGGGTTGTGAAGTTGGAGAGTCGCTCGAAAACACGACCACGTCCTCCCAGATCTCCACctgagacaaaacacacacacacaagcggtctcactctgatgacatcaccagAACCACATAAACAGAGTTCCTACAGTTTGGTAATAGTACTTCtaatataaaagtatttttaaataatttacctGTAACATAATACTTTTACAGTGGGGTACTTGTGCTGATGTAAAGATCTGTATACTTTCCCCTTCAAATGGTAACTGTACTTCTTAAAGGTGTCCTGTAAACATAGTTTTACCCCACTCCTAATACTGCATCAATGTACTTGTTGTGTGTAACGTGCTGCAGACCAGGGAGCCAATCGGCGCTCACCGGGCAGGAAGGCGGCTTCTTCTTCGCTGGCGTTGGAAGCAGCAGCGGCTGCGCTGGGGCTCTGAGGTCCTGAGCTGGAGGTCTTGGAGTACAACTTCTCGTTTGTGGACAGAGTACTGCTCTGCTGTTGGAATGCAGACGCTGCACACGATGTAATCACGTTAGTAATAATATCTAAAACGGGTCTTTGAATGCTGGTCGGAAAGTAAAAAATAGTATCTGAATAATGTACTTTGGTTTTcatgcaaataaaaaactgaactgGAAGTAAACGTTCACATAGCATCAACGTAGTCTTAATAAAGTTCTTATCTAGTATTTATGTAGTAATACTACACTGCGTATCTAGTGCGTGTGTATTACTACTATGGTATTAATAGTACTTCAACAAGTACTTGTAACCCAGTAGTCATGCAGTATTACTATATATCGTACTTATATAGTATTCAAATAGCACCTATTAGTATTCAGAAGTACTTCTATATTACAGGTCAGTTTAGGAcagcagtgacctttgacctccagtaGGAGGCGCTTCATCCCCACAGAGATGATTCCTGTATTTGACACACGTGGAGCTGAGCAGAGACAGAGTGAACATGCGCTGAGCATTGTGGGTAACGGGCGTCTCACCGGGATCCTTCTGGGAGTCAGAGTTTCTGTTGGTGTCCAAACTGCTGGAGGTGGAAACTACAGACGACAAGAGAAGATGTGGAACACACTGCGAGGGCGAAGTGGTGTAAATATGACAACAAGTACAATCTACAACTGAGGGGATTTATTTCGTACTTTCTGCTCTGACTTTCCTCATTTAGAATGTTTTACTGTCAAATTTGCTTCAGTGACAATTTTATATTTTAcgaataaatgaagaaatatcGTCTGAGGGCCGTACTCGGACGAGGTCGCCCTTCAGTAGGGACGCTGTTGGCCccctctgcaggctgcaggcctggagggatg harbors:
- the fhod1 gene encoding FH1/FH2 domain-containing protein 1 isoform X13: MASVVCRVQYLEDSDPFVCTNFPEPRRPPTVNVEENLPLGEQIAGIHKLLEAPLKLEDCTLQLSPLGNYLDLDLSLDEQRDELESFYQDVTKGKKPIMILRTQLSVRVHCILERLYNSQGPELRRALFSLKQLFQDDKDLVPEFVASEGLTCFVKVGAEADHNYQNYILRALSQIMLFVDGMNGVINHGETLRWLYTLTGSLSRLVVKTSLKLLIVFVEYSETNAPRLIEAVNAVDTHRGMKPWTYLMEVLEERNGSDTELLMFTMTLINKTLSVLPDQDSFYDVTDSLEQLGLETIIHRHMSSEDTQPDLRAQFTTYETSLKHEDEEQDDSSPHLRKERRKMAAGEQEGQRNRGLSGQNLPDRLSSSAGSSPSTSPTPPAFLPTPSPAVSSPSPTGALEGSRSSSPLTSDPGSPASSPSGSHRGSPLPPRTPPNGAVTVGQESGSPTSAKPFLRTLAATQWEKKRRSTRLSQSRLSSSDDIIPPGLQPAEGANSVPTEGRPRPISTSSSLDTNRNSDSQKDPASAFQQQSSTLSTNEKLYSKTSSSGPQSPSAAAAASNASEEEAAFLPGGDLGGRGRVFERLSNFTTRSVEPPNESRASRRAELEGLEGSAQAALARLAEEQQTRHLRQQSSVDLDSNGRRLEMTPITPLGPGGPPDAWDQLQPSTAALRIKDLDFSDLLDEEDIDVLDMDSLDSSSSCFSGVPPPPTGLGVPPPPPPPPPPGLGVPPPPPPPPPGLGVPPPPPPPPGLGVPPPPPLPGGPAPPVPPLSAASSQKKKTVKLFWRELKHADGPQRGCFGRGTVWASLDKVSVDTTRLEHLFESKAKEMPVAKKGPETKRSEILVLDSKRSNAINIGMTVLPAVHVIKTAILNFDEYAISKEGIEKILTMTPTEEEKQKIQDAQLANPQVPLGTAEQFLLSLASISALAPRLQLWAFKLNYEALEKEIAEPLFDLKLGMEQLSSNQTFRRILATLLAIGNFLNSSNAKGFELGYLEKVVEVKDTVHRQSLLHHTCSLLLENYPESSDVYSEVPAITRSAKVDFDLLSENLVHLEKRCKASWDNLKVVTKHETKVVLKNKLTEFLKDCTQRILILKVVHRRVINRFHSFLLFLGQPSSSVRDIRVTSFCRIISEFSLEYRTTRERVLTLKQKRAAHRERTKTRGKMITETEKFSGAVPGEDGSSPVSGEAGPCQEEEHENMKNLLISTDHLMIDQKGMRRSRVVRSLGRVSPSQMFRAREDCTGSADDATDEIMDRLVKSVTQNPSDRPSSPKTRKRSRLNRKSMRRTLKSGLSLDVVQALGLNSQTAEQV